The following proteins are co-located in the Planococcus plakortidis genome:
- a CDS encoding nucleoside recognition domain-containing protein, with translation MSTVKNGLKAGLKTTWSLGKIIFPITLLVTMLQFTPVLPFIIDLVAPVMGIFGLSGEAAVPLVLGNALNLYAGIAGILSLELTVKEVFILAVMLSFSHNIFIETGVALKVGVRLWVVLVVRFGLAALSGILINLFWSGGGEIAQYGFVPEAAAAPETWLGIFLLGLEKASFGVLQLAMIVIPLMLMIQLLKDRQYLQKISNMMGPLTRLIGVEKNTSLTLASGLIFGLAMGAGVMIQAVQEDGVSRKDATLAFIFLVACHAIVEDTLIFIPLGIPIWPLLLIRVITALALTIFISYLWRRAEDNRKEVVTP, from the coding sequence ATGTCGACAGTGAAAAATGGCTTGAAAGCCGGATTAAAGACTACATGGTCACTCGGGAAAATCATTTTCCCGATCACCTTGCTCGTCACGATGCTGCAATTCACGCCGGTGCTGCCATTTATCATCGATTTGGTGGCGCCGGTCATGGGGATTTTCGGCCTCAGCGGCGAAGCGGCCGTGCCGCTCGTCCTTGGGAATGCGCTCAATCTATACGCCGGGATCGCGGGGATCCTCTCGCTCGAACTGACCGTGAAAGAAGTGTTCATCCTGGCGGTCATGTTATCGTTCTCGCATAACATCTTCATCGAAACCGGCGTCGCCTTGAAAGTGGGCGTCCGCTTATGGGTCGTCTTGGTGGTGCGTTTCGGGCTTGCGGCTTTATCGGGCATCCTGATCAATTTGTTCTGGTCAGGCGGTGGGGAAATTGCGCAATACGGCTTTGTGCCAGAAGCTGCCGCGGCGCCGGAAACATGGCTCGGCATTTTCTTATTGGGCTTGGAGAAAGCGAGTTTCGGCGTGCTTCAGCTGGCGATGATTGTCATTCCGCTCATGTTGATGATCCAACTATTGAAAGACCGCCAGTATCTGCAAAAAATCTCGAATATGATGGGGCCGCTCACACGGCTGATCGGCGTCGAAAAAAATACGTCGTTGACGCTCGCCTCCGGATTGATTTTCGGTTTGGCAATGGGCGCCGGGGTGATGATCCAGGCGGTCCAGGAAGATGGTGTCAGCCGCAAGGACGCAACGCTCGCCTTTATCTTCCTGGTGGCATGCCACGCAATCGTCGAGGATACATTGATTTTCATCCCGCTCGGCATCCCGATCTGGCCCTTGTTGTTGATTCGGGTCATCACTGCGCTCGCTTTAACGATCTTCATATCTTATCTATGGCGGCGGGCTGAAGACAATCGGAAGGAAGTGGTCACTCCATGA